In Sphingobacterium thalpophilum, a genomic segment contains:
- a CDS encoding helix-turn-helix transcriptional regulator has product METKIVRSVSEFNSELRLQGFKAFQIEDDSNATRVYSRKDFFKICLTTGKSKIHYADKSFEQEGTILFFGNPHIPYSWETISTTYAGYTCLFSEDFLKQADRAESLQQSPFFKIGGTPVLKITEDQRLFLNTLFEKMIEEQESDYTFKDELIRNYINLIIHEALKLQPSEVYTPTKNGTARIASVFLELLERQFPIETPASPLKMRTAQDYAQNLNIHVNYLNRAVKEITGKSTTTLISKRILTEAKALLQHTDWNISEIASALGFEYPTYFNNFFKKLTGTNPKSLRESEV; this is encoded by the coding sequence ATGGAAACAAAAATAGTCCGAAGTGTCTCTGAATTCAATAGTGAACTGAGATTGCAGGGATTTAAAGCATTTCAGATTGAGGATGACAGTAATGCTACACGTGTTTATAGTCGTAAAGATTTCTTTAAAATATGCCTTACAACTGGTAAAAGTAAGATTCATTACGCAGATAAAAGCTTTGAACAGGAAGGCACGATACTATTTTTTGGGAACCCGCATATCCCCTATTCCTGGGAAACCATTTCTACGACCTATGCAGGTTATACATGCTTGTTTTCGGAAGACTTTTTAAAACAGGCCGACCGCGCGGAAAGCTTGCAGCAATCGCCGTTCTTTAAAATCGGAGGTACACCTGTCTTAAAAATCACTGAGGATCAACGCTTGTTCCTTAACACACTTTTCGAGAAGATGATCGAAGAGCAAGAAAGTGATTATACGTTTAAAGATGAACTCATACGCAATTACATCAACTTGATCATTCACGAAGCCCTTAAACTTCAGCCGTCAGAAGTGTATACCCCTACCAAGAATGGTACAGCACGTATCGCATCGGTGTTTTTGGAACTATTAGAACGTCAATTTCCAATCGAAACACCTGCAAGTCCGCTCAAAATGAGAACAGCGCAAGATTATGCGCAAAACCTCAACATCCATGTCAACTATCTGAATCGTGCTGTAAAAGAAATTACGGGCAAATCTACAACGACGCTGATTTCAAAAAGAATCTTGACAGAAGCAAAAGCCCTACTGCAACATACAGACTGGAATATTTCAGAGATAGCCAGCGCACTGGGATTTGAATATCCTACTTATTTCAATAACTTCTTTAAAAAACTGACGGGAACAAACCCGAAATCGCTCCGGGAATCTGAGGTTTGA